The following coding sequences lie in one Populus trichocarpa isolate Nisqually-1 chromosome 14, P.trichocarpa_v4.1, whole genome shotgun sequence genomic window:
- the LOC18105314 gene encoding uncharacterized protein LOC18105314 isoform X5, whose translation MDSQDPRKNPTHTPGHESHGVYVCHKCGWPFPNPHPSARHRRAHKKICGTLEGYKFVDSEETPLSALSDDDHGSDEDPKTPSPKGLERGINEKGCGGVGSRSNRSEDDVFTDAIAEFPESGSSPVTGEHTRDVKEPEINLEINKATAQSSEDGSITVISPPPSNSADHIQMQSTEVPVINLSGSAQESLDHGSNATIASMTRSLTDCRGEESDFEHSHDNGSSAWDSIPIKLETQTDASQENKKSGTVEDLPETDAKGNEETKLDGQLLDVVVSTDDNAEDASESQKMEDVTSQPVPAAEVLQLKEGGYTDDLASGMSLNDLSPEVNLAEPAHSSISTAQIEGDTQEIDSAVYVNSAVSYDNKGEGNGNMHVLIVPNDLTLVADAENMVKGFKDLEGGKLPQLMNMDSFEVSNNVKDSDLKNNPQGFNSRPLTEDTEVSASNMHVLNDNLEPKDGTSQHIVELPDEAEADMPQRSEVGVTDVVTGDLEKSISVHSPEEDVPRDHCETSSLTSSIEHATKATSDTNTVVVPMDAEVRQTNLIGMDDTGNDEKDKIESSEVGENDKNKRNTKESFAENRIPTSKHASISSEQADQRNSVLGDVKAAGLEEGKIERCNASEIVTEGDSVSGLGEENLLREPKSTPESAVNVESCFISENDINVCEGKLPQHEHTDIGGVLDPQESRKEPESNGMANQLVERAGEVSAAAESYSGGDAEVLWKSSEDKMVREPLVSRSEPSSSLQNSSPVADNQAKDFLGVASGNTPESLPDEGDNNLVTQQVVASATDFSVDSISQTDSLEGHWGSVSVLSTQSDIPAILDAEPLPSNGSQALSEAEKATLKKPIAASETEHADKSDIFDPPSFMTLVEPRDVVNQKAAASEIQTTGNPQQPKAASVQAGWFPSITNVLSESQGRKKNEEIIAKVTNWSTGEQHPSLRSPQHTPLKSLLGEASMETKSKALNAKEIPVEKDGFAAKDNGALPKTVSSILAPQEPVGEPAMVEEKAWSSPARYPADIKREKRKVRGRPYWAQFVCCSSVN comes from the exons ATGGATAGCCAAGATCCCAGAAAGAACCCTACACACACACCAG GGCATGAGAGCCATGGAGTTTATGTCTGTCACAAATGTGGGTGGCCCTTTCCAAACCCACATCCAAGTGCAAGACACAGGCGTGCACACAAGAAGATCTGTGGAACTCTTGAAGGATACAAGTTTGTTGACTCTGAGGAGACTCCACTCTCGGCCCTTTCTGACGATGACCATGGTTCTGATGAAGATCCTAAAACCCCTA GTCCAAAAGGTTTGGAGAGAGGTATTAACGAGAAGGGTTGTGGTGGGGTAGGGAGCAGATCGAATAGATCAGAAGATGATGTTTTTACGGATGCTATTGCCGAATTTCCTGAAAGCGGATCTAGTCCGGTGACTGGAGAGCATACAAGGGATGTTAAAGAACCAGAAATTAACCTGGAAATCAATAAAGCCACTGCTCAATCATCCGAGGATGGTTCAATTACTG TTATCAGCCCACCTCCAAGCAATTCAGCTGACCACATCCAAATGCAAAGTACTGAAGTTCCAGTAATTAATCTGTCTGGAAGTGCTCAAGAGTCCCTGGATCATGGCTCGAATGCTACCATTGCCTCCATGACCAGATCTTTAACAGATTGTAGAGGTGAAGAATCTGACTTTGAGCATAGCCATGATAACGGAAGTTCTGCATGGGATTCAATCCCCATCAAACTTGAAACACAAACAGATGCATCACAAGAGAATAAGAAGAGTGGCACTGTCGAGGATTTGCCAGAGACTGATGCAAAAGGAAATGAAGAAACTAAATTAGATGGACAGCTACTGGATGTAGTGGTTTCAACGGATGACAATGCAGAGGATGCATCTGAGTCACAGAAGATGGAGGATGTAACTTCACAGCCTGTGCCTGCTGCAGAAGTCCTTCAATTGAAGGAAGGAGGCTATACTGATGATTTAGCCTCTGGAATGTCTTTAAATGATCTCTCCCCTGAAGTTAATTTGGCTGAACCTGCGCATTCTTCTATTTCCACTGCTCAGATCGAGGGGGATACTCAAGAAATCGACTCTGCTGTTTATGTAAATTCAGCTGTGAGTTATGATAATAAGGGAGAAGGAAATGGAAATATGCATGTGCTGATAGTTCCCAATGACTTAACTTTAGTTGCTGATGCTGAGAACATGGTTAAAGGTTTTAAAGACCTTGAAGGAGGGAAATTGCCCCAACTTATGAACATGGATTCGTTTGAAGTATCTAACAATGTTAAGGATTCTGACCTTAAGAACAATCCTCAGGGTTTTAACTCAAGGCCATTGACTGAGGACACCGAAGTCTCTGCATCCAATATGCATGTTTTGAATGATAACCTTGAACCAAAAGATGGGACCAGCCAGCATATTGTTGAATTGCCTGATGAAGCAGAAGCTGATATGCCCCAGAGATCAGAAGTTGGTGTAACAGATGTTGTGACGGGTGACTTGGAGAAGAGCATTTCTGTTCACTCTCCTGAAGAAGATGTACCTCGTGATCATTGTGAAACTTCATCTCTGACGAGTTCTATAGAGCATGCTACAAAAGCCACATCTGATACTAACACTGTGGTTGTGCCAATGGATGCTGAGGTTAGGCAGACAAACTTAATTGGCATGGATGATACTGGTAATgatgaaaaagataaaattgaaagttctGAAGTAGgtgaaaatgacaaaaacaaaagaaatacaaaGGAGAGTTTTGCAGAAAACAGGATACCAACTTCTAAACATGCTAGTATTTCCTCTGAGCAAGCTGATCAAAGGAACAGCGTACTTGGAGATGTCAAAGCTGCTGGTCTTGAAGAGGGTAAAATAGAAAGATGCAATGCGTCTGAAATTGTAACTGAAGGTGATTCTGTATCTGGATTGGGGGAGGAAAATCTCTTGAGGGAGCCAAAATCAACAC CTGAATCTGCTGTCAATGTCGAATCCTGTTTTATCTCAGAGAATGATATTAATGTGTGTGAGGGCAAGTTGCCACAACATGAACACACTGATATAGGTGGAGTTTTGGATCCTCAGGAAAGCAGAAAGGAACCTGAAAGCAATGGTATGGCCAATCAACTAGTTGAGCGTGCTGGTGAAGTTAGTGCAGCTGCTGAATCATATAGTGGTGGAGATGCTGAGGTATTATGGAAGTCTTCTGAAGACAAGATGGTGAGAGAGCCTCTAGTTTCTCGTTCAGAACCTTCATCTTCCCTTCAAAATTCTTCCCCTGTTGCAGATAATCAGGCCAAAGATTTTCTTGGAGTTGCATCTGGGAACACACCTGAGTCTTTGCCTGATGAAGGTGATAATAACTTAGTTACACAACAGGTTGTTGCATCTGCTACTGACTTTTCAGTTGATTCAATTAGCCAAACTGATAGTTTGGAAGGTCACTGGGGTTCCGTTTCAG TGCTTTCTACCCAATCGGATATACCAGCTATTCTTGATGCTGAGCCTTTGCCATCAAATGGTTCCCAAGCATTATCAGAAGCAGAGAAAGCCACCTTGAAGAAGCCGATAGCTGCTTCTGAGACAGAACATGCTGATAAATCAGATATTTTTGATCCCCCATCTTTCATGACATTGGTTGAACCTAGAGATGTGGTTAACCAGAAAGCTGCTGCATCTGAAATCCAGACAACAGGGAACCCACAACAGCCAAAAGCTGCTTCTGTACAAGCTGGTTGGTTTCCTTCCATTACCAATGTTTTGAGTGAGTCGCAGGGGAGAAAAAAGAACGAAGAGATTATTGCCAAGGTCACAAACTGGAGCACCGGGGAACAACACCCTTCTCTGAGGAGCCCACAACATACTCCTTTAAAGAGCCTTTTAGGCGAGGCAAGTATGGAAACCAAATCCAAGGCACTAAATGCCAAGGAAATCCCAGTTGAAAAGGATGGTTTCGCAGCTAAAGATAACGGTGCTTTGCCTAAAACAGTGAGCTCCATTCTGGCTCCTCAAGAACCTGTAGGTGAGCCTGCCATGGTGGAAGAGAAAGCATGGAGTTCTCCAGCAAGGTATCCTGCAGATattaagagagagaagaggaaagTCAGGGGAAGACCATACTGGGCACAATTTGTTTGCTGCTCATCTGTAAATTAG
- the LOC18105314 gene encoding uncharacterized protein LOC18105314 isoform X4, producing the protein MDSQDPRKNPTHTPGHESHGVYVCHKCGWPFPNPHPSARHRRAHKKICGTLEGYKFVDSEETPLSALSDDDHGSDEDPKTPSPKGLERGINEKGCGGVGSRSNRSEDDVFTDAIAEFPESGSSPVTGEHTRDVKEPEINLEINKATAQSSEDGSITVISPPPSNSADHIQMQSTEVPVINLSGSAQESLDHGSNATIASMTRSLTDCRGEESDFEHSHDNGSSAWDSIPIKLETQTDASQENKKSGTVEDLPETDAKGNEETKLDGQLLDVVVSTDDNAEDASESQKMEDVTSQPVPAAEVLQLKEGGYTDDLASGMSLNDLSPEVNLAEPAHSSISTAQIEGDTQEIDSAVYVNSAVSYDNKGEGNGNMHVLIVPNDLTLVADAENMVKGFKDLEGGKLPQLMNMDSFEVSNNVKDSDLKNNPQGFNSRPLTEDTEVSASNMHVLNDNLEPKDGTSQHIVELPDEAEADMPQRSEVGVTDVVTGDLEKSISVHSPEEDVPRDHCETSSLTSSIEHATKATSDTNTVVVPMDAEVRQTNLIGMDDTGNDEKDKIESSEVGENDKNKRNTKESFAENRIPTSKHASISSEQADQRNSVLGDVKAAGLEEGKIERCNASEIVTEGDSVSGLGEENLLREPKSTPESAVNVESCFTSENDINVCEGRLPQLASIPSEQADQRNSVLGDVKAAGLEEGKIERCNASEIVTEGDSVSGLGEENLLREPKSTPESAVNVESCFISENDINVCEGKLPQHEHTDIGGVLDPQESRKEPESNGMANQLVERAGEVSAAAESYSGGDAEVLWKSSEDKMVREPLVSRSEPSSSLQNSSPVADNQAKDFLGVASGNTPESLPDEGDNNLVTQQVVASATDFSVDSISQTDSLEGHWGSVSVLSTQSDIPAILDAEPLPSNGSQALSEAEKATLKKPIAASETEHADKSDIFDPPSFMTLVEPRDVVNQKAAASEIQTTGNPQQPKAASVQAGWFPSITNVLSESQGRKKNEEIIAKVTNWSTGEQHPSLRSPQHTPLKSLLGEASMETKSKALNAKEIPVEKDGFAAKDNGALPKTVSSILAPQEPVGEPAMVEEKAWSSPARYPADIKREKRKVRGRPYWAQFVCCSSVN; encoded by the exons ATGGATAGCCAAGATCCCAGAAAGAACCCTACACACACACCAG GGCATGAGAGCCATGGAGTTTATGTCTGTCACAAATGTGGGTGGCCCTTTCCAAACCCACATCCAAGTGCAAGACACAGGCGTGCACACAAGAAGATCTGTGGAACTCTTGAAGGATACAAGTTTGTTGACTCTGAGGAGACTCCACTCTCGGCCCTTTCTGACGATGACCATGGTTCTGATGAAGATCCTAAAACCCCTA GTCCAAAAGGTTTGGAGAGAGGTATTAACGAGAAGGGTTGTGGTGGGGTAGGGAGCAGATCGAATAGATCAGAAGATGATGTTTTTACGGATGCTATTGCCGAATTTCCTGAAAGCGGATCTAGTCCGGTGACTGGAGAGCATACAAGGGATGTTAAAGAACCAGAAATTAACCTGGAAATCAATAAAGCCACTGCTCAATCATCCGAGGATGGTTCAATTACTG TTATCAGCCCACCTCCAAGCAATTCAGCTGACCACATCCAAATGCAAAGTACTGAAGTTCCAGTAATTAATCTGTCTGGAAGTGCTCAAGAGTCCCTGGATCATGGCTCGAATGCTACCATTGCCTCCATGACCAGATCTTTAACAGATTGTAGAGGTGAAGAATCTGACTTTGAGCATAGCCATGATAACGGAAGTTCTGCATGGGATTCAATCCCCATCAAACTTGAAACACAAACAGATGCATCACAAGAGAATAAGAAGAGTGGCACTGTCGAGGATTTGCCAGAGACTGATGCAAAAGGAAATGAAGAAACTAAATTAGATGGACAGCTACTGGATGTAGTGGTTTCAACGGATGACAATGCAGAGGATGCATCTGAGTCACAGAAGATGGAGGATGTAACTTCACAGCCTGTGCCTGCTGCAGAAGTCCTTCAATTGAAGGAAGGAGGCTATACTGATGATTTAGCCTCTGGAATGTCTTTAAATGATCTCTCCCCTGAAGTTAATTTGGCTGAACCTGCGCATTCTTCTATTTCCACTGCTCAGATCGAGGGGGATACTCAAGAAATCGACTCTGCTGTTTATGTAAATTCAGCTGTGAGTTATGATAATAAGGGAGAAGGAAATGGAAATATGCATGTGCTGATAGTTCCCAATGACTTAACTTTAGTTGCTGATGCTGAGAACATGGTTAAAGGTTTTAAAGACCTTGAAGGAGGGAAATTGCCCCAACTTATGAACATGGATTCGTTTGAAGTATCTAACAATGTTAAGGATTCTGACCTTAAGAACAATCCTCAGGGTTTTAACTCAAGGCCATTGACTGAGGACACCGAAGTCTCTGCATCCAATATGCATGTTTTGAATGATAACCTTGAACCAAAAGATGGGACCAGCCAGCATATTGTTGAATTGCCTGATGAAGCAGAAGCTGATATGCCCCAGAGATCAGAAGTTGGTGTAACAGATGTTGTGACGGGTGACTTGGAGAAGAGCATTTCTGTTCACTCTCCTGAAGAAGATGTACCTCGTGATCATTGTGAAACTTCATCTCTGACGAGTTCTATAGAGCATGCTACAAAAGCCACATCTGATACTAACACTGTGGTTGTGCCAATGGATGCTGAGGTTAGGCAGACAAACTTAATTGGCATGGATGATACTGGTAATgatgaaaaagataaaattgaaagttctGAAGTAGgtgaaaatgacaaaaacaaaagaaatacaaaGGAGAGTTTTGCAGAAAACAGGATACCAACTTCTAAACATGCTAGTATTTCCTCTGAGCAAGCTGATCAAAGGAACAGCGTACTTGGAGATGTCAAAGCTGCTGGTCTTGAAGAGGGTAAAATAGAAAGATGCAATGCGTCTGAAATTGTAACTGAAGGTGATTCTGTATCTGGATTGGGGGAGGAAAATCTCTTGAGGGAGCCAAAATCAACACCTGAATCTGCTGTCAATGTCGAATCCTGTTTTACCTCAGAGAATGATATTAATGTGTGTGAGGGAAGGTTGCCACAACTTGCTAGTATTCCCTCTGAACAAGCTGATCAAAGGAACAGCGTACTTGGAGATGTCAAAGCTGCTGGTCTTGAAGAGGGTAAAATAGAAAGATGCAATGCGTCTGAAATTGTAACTGAAGGTGATTCTGTATCTGGATTGGGGGAGGAAAATCTCTTGAGGGAGCCAAAATCAACAC CTGAATCTGCTGTCAATGTCGAATCCTGTTTTATCTCAGAGAATGATATTAATGTGTGTGAGGGCAAGTTGCCACAACATGAACACACTGATATAGGTGGAGTTTTGGATCCTCAGGAAAGCAGAAAGGAACCTGAAAGCAATGGTATGGCCAATCAACTAGTTGAGCGTGCTGGTGAAGTTAGTGCAGCTGCTGAATCATATAGTGGTGGAGATGCTGAGGTATTATGGAAGTCTTCTGAAGACAAGATGGTGAGAGAGCCTCTAGTTTCTCGTTCAGAACCTTCATCTTCCCTTCAAAATTCTTCCCCTGTTGCAGATAATCAGGCCAAAGATTTTCTTGGAGTTGCATCTGGGAACACACCTGAGTCTTTGCCTGATGAAGGTGATAATAACTTAGTTACACAACAGGTTGTTGCATCTGCTACTGACTTTTCAGTTGATTCAATTAGCCAAACTGATAGTTTGGAAGGTCACTGGGGTTCCGTTTCAG TGCTTTCTACCCAATCGGATATACCAGCTATTCTTGATGCTGAGCCTTTGCCATCAAATGGTTCCCAAGCATTATCAGAAGCAGAGAAAGCCACCTTGAAGAAGCCGATAGCTGCTTCTGAGACAGAACATGCTGATAAATCAGATATTTTTGATCCCCCATCTTTCATGACATTGGTTGAACCTAGAGATGTGGTTAACCAGAAAGCTGCTGCATCTGAAATCCAGACAACAGGGAACCCACAACAGCCAAAAGCTGCTTCTGTACAAGCTGGTTGGTTTCCTTCCATTACCAATGTTTTGAGTGAGTCGCAGGGGAGAAAAAAGAACGAAGAGATTATTGCCAAGGTCACAAACTGGAGCACCGGGGAACAACACCCTTCTCTGAGGAGCCCACAACATACTCCTTTAAAGAGCCTTTTAGGCGAGGCAAGTATGGAAACCAAATCCAAGGCACTAAATGCCAAGGAAATCCCAGTTGAAAAGGATGGTTTCGCAGCTAAAGATAACGGTGCTTTGCCTAAAACAGTGAGCTCCATTCTGGCTCCTCAAGAACCTGTAGGTGAGCCTGCCATGGTGGAAGAGAAAGCATGGAGTTCTCCAGCAAGGTATCCTGCAGATattaagagagagaagaggaaagTCAGGGGAAGACCATACTGGGCACAATTTGTTTGCTGCTCATCTGTAAATTAG
- the LOC18105314 gene encoding uncharacterized protein LOC18105314 isoform X2, giving the protein MDSQDPRKNPTHTPGHESHGVYVCHKCGWPFPNPHPSARHRRAHKKICGTLEGYKFVDSEETPLSALSDDDHGSDEDPKTPSLERGINEKGCGGVGSRSNRSEDDVFTDAIAEFPESGSSPVTGEHTRDVKEPEINLEINKATAQSSEDGSITVISPPPSNSADHIQMQSTEVPVINLSGSAQESLDHGSNATIASMTRSLTDCRGEESDFEHSHDNGSSAWDSIPIKLETQTDASQENKKSGTVEDLPETDAKGNEETKLDGQLLDVVVSTDDNAEDASESQKMEDVTSQPVPAAEVLQLKEGGYTDDLASGMSLNDLSPEVNLAEPAHSSISTAQIEGDTQEIDSAVYVNSAVSYDNKGEGNGNMHVLIVPNDLTLVADAENMVKGFKDLEGGKLPQLMNMDSFEVSNNVKDSDLKNNPQGFNSRPLTEDTEVSASNMHVLNDNLEPKDGTSQHIVELPDEAEADMPQRSEVGVTDVVTGDLEKSISVHSPEEDVPRDHCETSSLTSSIEHATKATSDTNTVVVPMDAEVRQTNLIGMDDTGNDEKDKIESSEVGENDKNKRNTKESFAENRIPTSKHASISSEQADQRNSVLGDVKAAGLEEGKIERCNASEIVTEGDSVSGLGEENLLREPKSTPESAVNVESCFTSENDINVCEGRLPQLASIPSEQADQRNSVLGDVKAAGLEEGKIERCNASEIVTEGDSVSGLGEENLLREPKSTPESAVNVESCFTSENDINVCEGRLPQLASIPSEQADQRNSVLGDVKAAGLEEGKIERCNASEIVTEGDSVSGLGEENPSRGPKTTPESAVNVESCFISENDINVCEGKLPQHEHTDIGGVLDPQESRKEPESNGMANQLVERAGEVSAAAESYSGGDAEVLWKSSEDKMVREPLVSRSEPSSSLQNSSPVADNQAKDFLGVASGNTPESLPDEGDNNLVTQQVVASATDFSVDSISQTDSLEGHWGSVSVLSTQSDIPAILDAEPLPSNGSQALSEAEKATLKKPIAASETEHADKSDIFDPPSFMTLVEPRDVVNQKAAASEIQTTGNPQQPKAASVQAGWFPSITNVLSESQGRKKNEEIIAKVTNWSTGEQHPSLRSPQHTPLKSLLGEASMETKSKALNAKEIPVEKDGFAAKDNGALPKTVSSILAPQEPVGEPAMVEEKAWSSPARYPADIKREKRKVRGRPYWAQFVCCSSVN; this is encoded by the exons ATGGATAGCCAAGATCCCAGAAAGAACCCTACACACACACCAG GGCATGAGAGCCATGGAGTTTATGTCTGTCACAAATGTGGGTGGCCCTTTCCAAACCCACATCCAAGTGCAAGACACAGGCGTGCACACAAGAAGATCTGTGGAACTCTTGAAGGATACAAGTTTGTTGACTCTGAGGAGACTCCACTCTCGGCCCTTTCTGACGATGACCATGGTTCTGATGAAGATCCTAAAACCCCTA GTTTGGAGAGAGGTATTAACGAGAAGGGTTGTGGTGGGGTAGGGAGCAGATCGAATAGATCAGAAGATGATGTTTTTACGGATGCTATTGCCGAATTTCCTGAAAGCGGATCTAGTCCGGTGACTGGAGAGCATACAAGGGATGTTAAAGAACCAGAAATTAACCTGGAAATCAATAAAGCCACTGCTCAATCATCCGAGGATGGTTCAATTACTG TTATCAGCCCACCTCCAAGCAATTCAGCTGACCACATCCAAATGCAAAGTACTGAAGTTCCAGTAATTAATCTGTCTGGAAGTGCTCAAGAGTCCCTGGATCATGGCTCGAATGCTACCATTGCCTCCATGACCAGATCTTTAACAGATTGTAGAGGTGAAGAATCTGACTTTGAGCATAGCCATGATAACGGAAGTTCTGCATGGGATTCAATCCCCATCAAACTTGAAACACAAACAGATGCATCACAAGAGAATAAGAAGAGTGGCACTGTCGAGGATTTGCCAGAGACTGATGCAAAAGGAAATGAAGAAACTAAATTAGATGGACAGCTACTGGATGTAGTGGTTTCAACGGATGACAATGCAGAGGATGCATCTGAGTCACAGAAGATGGAGGATGTAACTTCACAGCCTGTGCCTGCTGCAGAAGTCCTTCAATTGAAGGAAGGAGGCTATACTGATGATTTAGCCTCTGGAATGTCTTTAAATGATCTCTCCCCTGAAGTTAATTTGGCTGAACCTGCGCATTCTTCTATTTCCACTGCTCAGATCGAGGGGGATACTCAAGAAATCGACTCTGCTGTTTATGTAAATTCAGCTGTGAGTTATGATAATAAGGGAGAAGGAAATGGAAATATGCATGTGCTGATAGTTCCCAATGACTTAACTTTAGTTGCTGATGCTGAGAACATGGTTAAAGGTTTTAAAGACCTTGAAGGAGGGAAATTGCCCCAACTTATGAACATGGATTCGTTTGAAGTATCTAACAATGTTAAGGATTCTGACCTTAAGAACAATCCTCAGGGTTTTAACTCAAGGCCATTGACTGAGGACACCGAAGTCTCTGCATCCAATATGCATGTTTTGAATGATAACCTTGAACCAAAAGATGGGACCAGCCAGCATATTGTTGAATTGCCTGATGAAGCAGAAGCTGATATGCCCCAGAGATCAGAAGTTGGTGTAACAGATGTTGTGACGGGTGACTTGGAGAAGAGCATTTCTGTTCACTCTCCTGAAGAAGATGTACCTCGTGATCATTGTGAAACTTCATCTCTGACGAGTTCTATAGAGCATGCTACAAAAGCCACATCTGATACTAACACTGTGGTTGTGCCAATGGATGCTGAGGTTAGGCAGACAAACTTAATTGGCATGGATGATACTGGTAATgatgaaaaagataaaattgaaagttctGAAGTAGgtgaaaatgacaaaaacaaaagaaatacaaaGGAGAGTTTTGCAGAAAACAGGATACCAACTTCTAAACATGCTAGTATTTCCTCTGAGCAAGCTGATCAAAGGAACAGCGTACTTGGAGATGTCAAAGCTGCTGGTCTTGAAGAGGGTAAAATAGAAAGATGCAATGCGTCTGAAATTGTAACTGAAGGTGATTCTGTATCTGGATTGGGGGAGGAAAATCTCTTGAGGGAGCCAAAATCAACACCTGAATCTGCTGTCAATGTCGAATCCTGTTTTACCTCAGAGAATGATATTAATGTGTGTGAGGGAAGGTTGCCACAACTTGCTAGTATTCCCTCTGAACAAGCTGATCAAAGGAACAGCGTACTTGGAGATGTCAAAGCTGCTGGTCTTGAAGAGGGTAAAATAGAAAGATGCAATGCGTCTGAAATTGTAACTGAAGGTGATTCTGTATCTGGATTGGGGGAGGAAAATCTCTTGAGGGAGCCAAAATCAACACCTGAATCTGCTGTCAATGTCGAATCCTGTTTTACCTCAGAGAATGATATTAATGTGTGTGAGGGAAGGTTGCCACAACTTGCTAGTATTCCCTCTGAACAAGCTGATCAAAGGAACAGCGTACTTGGAGATGTCAAAGCTGCTGGTCTTGAAGAGGGTAAAATAGAAAGATGCAATGCGTCTGAAATTGTAACTGAAGGTGATTCTGTATCTGGATTGGGGGAGGAAAATCCCTCGAGGGGGCCAAAAACAACACCTGAATCTGCTGTCAATGTCGAATCCTGTTTTATCTCAGAGAATGATATTAATGTGTGTGAGGGCAAGTTGCCACAACATGAACACACTGATATAGGTGGAGTTTTGGATCCTCAGGAAAGCAGAAAGGAACCTGAAAGCAATGGTATGGCCAATCAACTAGTTGAGCGTGCTGGTGAAGTTAGTGCAGCTGCTGAATCATATAGTGGTGGAGATGCTGAGGTATTATGGAAGTCTTCTGAAGACAAGATGGTGAGAGAGCCTCTAGTTTCTCGTTCAGAACCTTCATCTTCCCTTCAAAATTCTTCCCCTGTTGCAGATAATCAGGCCAAAGATTTTCTTGGAGTTGCATCTGGGAACACACCTGAGTCTTTGCCTGATGAAGGTGATAATAACTTAGTTACACAACAGGTTGTTGCATCTGCTACTGACTTTTCAGTTGATTCAATTAGCCAAACTGATAGTTTGGAAGGTCACTGGGGTTCCGTTTCAG TGCTTTCTACCCAATCGGATATACCAGCTATTCTTGATGCTGAGCCTTTGCCATCAAATGGTTCCCAAGCATTATCAGAAGCAGAGAAAGCCACCTTGAAGAAGCCGATAGCTGCTTCTGAGACAGAACATGCTGATAAATCAGATATTTTTGATCCCCCATCTTTCATGACATTGGTTGAACCTAGAGATGTGGTTAACCAGAAAGCTGCTGCATCTGAAATCCAGACAACAGGGAACCCACAACAGCCAAAAGCTGCTTCTGTACAAGCTGGTTGGTTTCCTTCCATTACCAATGTTTTGAGTGAGTCGCAGGGGAGAAAAAAGAACGAAGAGATTATTGCCAAGGTCACAAACTGGAGCACCGGGGAACAACACCCTTCTCTGAGGAGCCCACAACATACTCCTTTAAAGAGCCTTTTAGGCGAGGCAAGTATGGAAACCAAATCCAAGGCACTAAATGCCAAGGAAATCCCAGTTGAAAAGGATGGTTTCGCAGCTAAAGATAACGGTGCTTTGCCTAAAACAGTGAGCTCCATTCTGGCTCCTCAAGAACCTGTAGGTGAGCCTGCCATGGTGGAAGAGAAAGCATGGAGTTCTCCAGCAAGGTATCCTGCAGATattaagagagagaagaggaaagTCAGGGGAAGACCATACTGGGCACAATTTGTTTGCTGCTCATCTGTAAATTAG